From a region of the Tachypleus tridentatus isolate NWPU-2018 chromosome 1, ASM421037v1, whole genome shotgun sequence genome:
- the LOC143223150 gene encoding growth arrest-specific protein 2-like isoform X1 produces the protein MLSFDMLIYDREKELLNAQKKVLAQWINQTLNKDDITTENFMHVLDNGVILCNLIRVIQYKAEQNCKNGLTTGVIPSTKFRCWENAKSQSFFARDNTENFLKWCRSFGVNEAVIFESDGLVRHTQPRNVVLCLLELGRLASRFGIPPPASVRLEKNGEDQDYGTTSESESVSSVSYYYTSHQRMDATMCVTNTINSGPTPEHQSPRPRVQKRSFIPIRNHIKLSDLDKRQVLQITAKVLQDKDQLKKVSDGLYTIRGKNVFVKLLKDNHVVVRVGGGWDNLDHFLSHHSPQQVKSSSQKVSAPGNGCARSPTYVVDSGTAPRLVFQNKTKHRGPFFTIPRSPKHKCC, from the exons ATGCTCTCCTTCGACATGCTCATCTATGACAGGGAAAAAGAACTTCTGAATGCTCAAAAGAAAGTTTTGGCGCAATGGATCAACCAAACTCTGA ataagGATGACATTACCACAGAAAACTTTATGCACGTCTTGGACAACGGGGTGATACTCTGTAATCTGATAAGGGTAATACAGTACAAAGCTGAACAGAACTGTAAGAACGGATTGACTACAGGG gtGATTCCTTCAACGAAATTCAGATGTTGGGAAAATGCCAAGTCTCAATCGTTTTTTGCAAGAGACAACActgaaaattttctaaaatggtGTCGTAGTTTTGGAGTGAACGAAGCGGTAATATTTGAATCAGATGGGCTtg TTCGCCATACACAGCCACGGAATGTCGTTTTGTGTCTTTTGGAGCTTGGAAGACTTGCTTCACGGTTTGGTATTCCTCCGCCAGCCTCAGTGAGACTAGAAAAGAACGGTGAAGACCAAGACTACGGAACAACCTCAGAAAGTGAATCTGTATCTTCTGTGAGTTATTACTACACTTCTCATCAGCGAATGGACGCTACTATGTGTGTCACTAATACTATTAATTCAGGACCAACACCAGAGCACCAAAGCCCACGTCCTCGAGTTCAGAAGCGAAGTTTTATACCCATAAGAAATCACATCAAACTTTCAGATCTGGATAAACGG CAGGTGTTACAGATTACTGCCAAGGTTTTACAAGACAAGGACCAACTCAAGAAAGTGTCAGACGGCCTTTATACTATTCGAGGAAAGAACGTATTTGTAAAA CTTCTGAAAGACAATCACGTAGTTGTGCGTGTAGGTGGAGGATGGGACAACCTAGACCACTTTCTCTCCCACCACAGTCCACAACAAGTTAAGTCTTCCTCCCAGAAGGTGTCTGCTCCTGGGAACGGATGTGCACGATCACCAACATATGTCGTCGACAGTGGAACAGCACCACGACTAGTATTCCAGAACAAGACAAAACATCGAGGACCGTTCTTCACCATTCCACGAAGCCCCAAGCATAAGTGTTGTTAA
- the LOC143223150 gene encoding growth arrest-specific protein 2-like isoform X3 — translation MLSFDMLIYDREKELLNAQKKVLAQWINQTLNKDDITTENFMHVLDNGVILCNLIRVIQYKAEQNCKNGLTTGVIPSTKFRCWENAKSQSFFARDNTENFLKWCRSFGVNEAVIFESDGLVRHTQPRNVVLCLLELGRLASRFGIPPPASVRLEKNGEDQDYGTTSESESVSSVSYYYTSHQRMDATMCVTNTINSGPTPEHQSPRPRVQKRSFIPIRNHIKLSDLDKRITAKVLQDKDQLKKVSDGLYTIRGKNVFVKLLKDNHVVVRVGGGWDNLDHFLSHHSPQQVKSSSQKVSAPGNGCARSPTYVVDSGTAPRLVFQNKTKHRGPFFTIPRSPKHKCC, via the exons ATGCTCTCCTTCGACATGCTCATCTATGACAGGGAAAAAGAACTTCTGAATGCTCAAAAGAAAGTTTTGGCGCAATGGATCAACCAAACTCTGA ataagGATGACATTACCACAGAAAACTTTATGCACGTCTTGGACAACGGGGTGATACTCTGTAATCTGATAAGGGTAATACAGTACAAAGCTGAACAGAACTGTAAGAACGGATTGACTACAGGG gtGATTCCTTCAACGAAATTCAGATGTTGGGAAAATGCCAAGTCTCAATCGTTTTTTGCAAGAGACAACActgaaaattttctaaaatggtGTCGTAGTTTTGGAGTGAACGAAGCGGTAATATTTGAATCAGATGGGCTtg TTCGCCATACACAGCCACGGAATGTCGTTTTGTGTCTTTTGGAGCTTGGAAGACTTGCTTCACGGTTTGGTATTCCTCCGCCAGCCTCAGTGAGACTAGAAAAGAACGGTGAAGACCAAGACTACGGAACAACCTCAGAAAGTGAATCTGTATCTTCTGTGAGTTATTACTACACTTCTCATCAGCGAATGGACGCTACTATGTGTGTCACTAATACTATTAATTCAGGACCAACACCAGAGCACCAAAGCCCACGTCCTCGAGTTCAGAAGCGAAGTTTTATACCCATAAGAAATCACATCAAACTTTCAGATCTGGATAAACGG ATTACTGCCAAGGTTTTACAAGACAAGGACCAACTCAAGAAAGTGTCAGACGGCCTTTATACTATTCGAGGAAAGAACGTATTTGTAAAA CTTCTGAAAGACAATCACGTAGTTGTGCGTGTAGGTGGAGGATGGGACAACCTAGACCACTTTCTCTCCCACCACAGTCCACAACAAGTTAAGTCTTCCTCCCAGAAGGTGTCTGCTCCTGGGAACGGATGTGCACGATCACCAACATATGTCGTCGACAGTGGAACAGCACCACGACTAGTATTCCAGAACAAGACAAAACATCGAGGACCGTTCTTCACCATTCCACGAAGCCCCAAGCATAAGTGTTGTTAA
- the LOC143223150 gene encoding growth arrest-specific protein 2-like isoform X2 — MLSFDMLIYDREKELLNAQKKVLAQWINQTLNKDDITTENFMHVLDNGVILCNLIRVIQYKAEQNCKNGLTTGVIPSTKFRCWENAKSQSFFARDNTENFLKWCRSFGVNEAVIFESDGLVRHTQPRNVVLCLLELGRLASRFGIPPPASVRLEKNGEDQDYGTTSESESVSSVSYYYTSHQRMDATMCVTNTINSGPTPEHQSPRPRVQKRSFIPIRNHIKLSDLDKRVLQITAKVLQDKDQLKKVSDGLYTIRGKNVFVKLLKDNHVVVRVGGGWDNLDHFLSHHSPQQVKSSSQKVSAPGNGCARSPTYVVDSGTAPRLVFQNKTKHRGPFFTIPRSPKHKCC, encoded by the exons ATGCTCTCCTTCGACATGCTCATCTATGACAGGGAAAAAGAACTTCTGAATGCTCAAAAGAAAGTTTTGGCGCAATGGATCAACCAAACTCTGA ataagGATGACATTACCACAGAAAACTTTATGCACGTCTTGGACAACGGGGTGATACTCTGTAATCTGATAAGGGTAATACAGTACAAAGCTGAACAGAACTGTAAGAACGGATTGACTACAGGG gtGATTCCTTCAACGAAATTCAGATGTTGGGAAAATGCCAAGTCTCAATCGTTTTTTGCAAGAGACAACActgaaaattttctaaaatggtGTCGTAGTTTTGGAGTGAACGAAGCGGTAATATTTGAATCAGATGGGCTtg TTCGCCATACACAGCCACGGAATGTCGTTTTGTGTCTTTTGGAGCTTGGAAGACTTGCTTCACGGTTTGGTATTCCTCCGCCAGCCTCAGTGAGACTAGAAAAGAACGGTGAAGACCAAGACTACGGAACAACCTCAGAAAGTGAATCTGTATCTTCTGTGAGTTATTACTACACTTCTCATCAGCGAATGGACGCTACTATGTGTGTCACTAATACTATTAATTCAGGACCAACACCAGAGCACCAAAGCCCACGTCCTCGAGTTCAGAAGCGAAGTTTTATACCCATAAGAAATCACATCAAACTTTCAGATCTGGATAAACGG GTGTTACAGATTACTGCCAAGGTTTTACAAGACAAGGACCAACTCAAGAAAGTGTCAGACGGCCTTTATACTATTCGAGGAAAGAACGTATTTGTAAAA CTTCTGAAAGACAATCACGTAGTTGTGCGTGTAGGTGGAGGATGGGACAACCTAGACCACTTTCTCTCCCACCACAGTCCACAACAAGTTAAGTCTTCCTCCCAGAAGGTGTCTGCTCCTGGGAACGGATGTGCACGATCACCAACATATGTCGTCGACAGTGGAACAGCACCACGACTAGTATTCCAGAACAAGACAAAACATCGAGGACCGTTCTTCACCATTCCACGAAGCCCCAAGCATAAGTGTTGTTAA